DNA from Aggregatimonas sangjinii:
TCAAGGCCCCAGCAAAATTGATTATATGTTTTTTTTTATATAAAATGTTAACATATTCGTATTTCGTGGGCGCACACATTATTTTTTAGTATTATTTGCTTTATTCACCTTATGTTAATACATTCACAAAAGTGTTAACGTTTTCAGGACAAATAGATATTTGATTTTGGGATTTTATCCAATTGATTTTAGAGGTATAGAATTTATATCATAACTCTGTATTAGAGTCCGAACCCTTCCCCCCCCCCCACTAATGGATGAATATCATCCCCGGATACAGACTAGTAGGCGAAAAATAAGATTACGAATGATTATTAACCAACTCAACATCACATTATGAAAAAAAGAGAACGATCAGCGCAAATTTTGTGCTTTGGATTCGCAGTGAATTCCAGGATTCACTGGTTCACCTTTGCCATCATTTTCCTGTTTATCGGTAATGCACATGCCTTATCGGCTGACATTATGTTAATGGAGCCGTTCCAATCGGTCATCACCGGAACGGTTACCGATGAAGCGGGCGTACCCTTGCCGGGTGCAAATGTTATTGAAAAAGGCACCACTAATGGCGTGGTAACCGATTTTGATGGGAACTACTCAATTGAAATTTCCGATCAAAACGCCATATTAGGGTTTAGTTCTCTTGGATTCCTAGCAGTTGAAGTTCCCGTTGGATCCAATACGACTATCAATGCGACCCTCAAAGAAGATGCCCAAAATCTCGAAGAAGTAGTGGTGGTCGGCTATGGTACGCAACAAAAGGAAGATGTAACCGGTTCTTTATCCCAAGTTGACGGCGAAGCACTTACAATTGCGCCTCCCCCTAACTTATCAGCTGCACTTTCCGGACAGTTATCGGGAGTAATTGCGGTTCAAACTTCAGGACAGCCGGGGCAGGATAACGCGCAGTTCCAGATTAGGGGGCGTAGTACACTAGGGAACAATAATCCGCTAGTACTCATTGATGGAGTGGAAAGACCTTTTCAAAGGGTTAATCCTTTTGAAGTAGCAAGTGTGACTGCGCTTAAGGATGCAGCCTCAACAGCCGTATATGGTTCAAGAGCGGCGAATGGGGTATTATTGGTTACAACGAATCGTGGTAGAGCGGGTAAACCGACTATAAATTTCTCAAGTCAATATGGTTGGCAGTCTCCAACGCGCAGGCCGGATTTGATGAATGCCAGTCAGTATGTATTGGCTTTCCGGCAATCCTTTTTAAACCGTGGCACTGCACCGGATGCATTGCCGTTTGATGATTTGGTAGCGGATGCCGAGGCAGGAACGCTAACAAGCTATGACTGGTGGAACGAGACCTTGAAGAATTCCGCTCCACAACAACAATACAATTTTTCCGTAAATGGTGGGAACGAGAGGCTCCGGTATTTTTTCTCATATGGGTTTTTAGATCAAGGTGCTTTTTATGAAAATGCAGGCTTTAAGCAAAGTAGCATTCGTTCAAATGTAGATGCGGATATAACAGACCGATTGAAATTCAGACTTAATGTAGCGGGCAGACTAGAGAATACATTAAGGTCGGCCGATAATGATAGTGAGATTTTCTCCAATGCGCTTCGGGCGAATCCACTTTTTCCGGTTTTTGTAGACGGTCTGCCAGGAGCGGAAGGCCTACCGCCAAATTCCTTGGGATTTGATGGCTTTAGTGGTAACTCGGTAGGTGATGCCAACAGAAATGGCAGCGACAAGAGAGATAGCGATTATTTCCAGACGAATTTTCAGTTGGAGTACGATATTCCATGGATAGAAGGCTTGAGTGCCAAGGCGATGTATTCCTATGACCGGAATATTTCCAAACGAAAATCATTTTTTACACCATATATTTCATACCAACGAAATGAGGCGGATGGGCAGTTGATACCCAATGTAAGCGATAATTTGAGTTTCTTGGATGAAAGTAGGGGCGACTTTACGCAACAGACCACCCAGCTTAGTCTTAGTTATAAGAAGGAATTCGAAAACCATTCAATTTCCGTACTCGGTCTTTTTGAACAAATTGAACAAAAAAGCGATGTTATAACGGCCTTTCGTGATGGCTTTATTTCTCCTGCCATACAGGAACTTTTTGCGGGTAATGTAGGTAATGACCAAAATGGTGGTCAAGCTTCTGAAACGGCGCGAAGAGGTTATGTGGGGCGTATTGATTATGGTTTTAAAAATAGATACCTGTTTCAGGCGAACCTTCGCTTAGACCAATCCTATATTTTCCCCAAAGAAAATCGCAATGGTTATTTTCCTGCTTTTTCGGCAGGGTGGCGTATCTCTGAAGAAGCGTTCATGGTTGATTCTGAATTTATTACGGATTTAAAACTACGTGGATCATGGGGTATCACCGGTAACGATAGGGTTAATCCTTTTCAATTTACTACCGGCTTTGGCTTTGACGGCGGATATGTTTCCGATGGTATCTTTCTTCCCGGAATCAGCCCATCCGGTATTCCGAATCCAAATATTACCTGGGAAACCGCTACCACTACCGATATTGGTCTAGAGGCTGAGTTTCTCAATGGCAAATGG
Protein-coding regions in this window:
- a CDS encoding SusC/RagA family TonB-linked outer membrane protein is translated as MKKRERSAQILCFGFAVNSRIHWFTFAIIFLFIGNAHALSADIMLMEPFQSVITGTVTDEAGVPLPGANVIEKGTTNGVVTDFDGNYSIEISDQNAILGFSSLGFLAVEVPVGSNTTINATLKEDAQNLEEVVVVGYGTQQKEDVTGSLSQVDGEALTIAPPPNLSAALSGQLSGVIAVQTSGQPGQDNAQFQIRGRSTLGNNNPLVLIDGVERPFQRVNPFEVASVTALKDAASTAVYGSRAANGVLLVTTNRGRAGKPTINFSSQYGWQSPTRRPDLMNASQYVLAFRQSFLNRGTAPDALPFDDLVADAEAGTLTSYDWWNETLKNSAPQQQYNFSVNGGNERLRYFFSYGFLDQGAFYENAGFKQSSIRSNVDADITDRLKFRLNVAGRLENTLRSADNDSEIFSNALRANPLFPVFVDGLPGAEGLPPNSLGFDGFSGNSVGDANRNGSDKRDSDYFQTNFQLEYDIPWIEGLSAKAMYSYDRNISKRKSFFTPYISYQRNEADGQLIPNVSDNLSFLDESRGDFTQQTTQLSLSYKKEFENHSISVLGLFEQIEQKSDVITAFRDGFISPAIQELFAGNVGNDQNGGQASETARRGYVGRIDYGFKNRYLFQANLRLDQSYIFPKENRNGYFPAFSAGWRISEEAFMVDSEFITDLKLRGSWGITGNDRVNPFQFTTGFGFDGGYVSDGIFLPGISPSGIPNPNITWETATTTDIGLEAEFLNGKWGLEVDYYTKRTEDILAQRSLSVPGTFGAQLPSENIGIVDSWGWEFTATHKNTIGDNFYYNIDANLTLARNEIVFIDEPEGVLPGASLTGKEIGVRVGFVADGLFQNQAEIDNAATQFGELAPGDIRYVDINGDGVVNQDDRQAIGSSNTPGLIYGLNMDFGFKGLRLAFNFQGATDYTREVEPRGFLLDVGNNFAVLTDSWTVDNPDARYPRILPDGNTNNNQTSTFWVEEVSFLRLRRAQISYDFSSVSEKLEDIGVKNLSLNVSGTNLLTFTNISLGDPEGTEGNSLFYPISRVVSVGLNIGF